In Gadus chalcogrammus isolate NIFS_2021 chromosome 1, NIFS_Gcha_1.0, whole genome shotgun sequence, one DNA window encodes the following:
- the LOC130384690 gene encoding uncharacterized protein LOC130384690, with amino-acid sequence MAGATSITSLEPANDSRAQNIGALAQQCTPRPRPSLGTQRVIQGNGTNVGTVISLQCPDHTRLMGSNVVCEMSPSSPQWVGETYCSPMSAYGEFGFRVAVWASIVSSCVIVVLTMAFIICCLHARFKTKTRKRSRQKRETEEEEWLRRQCEGGRTGFPHHHHHHHHSRNNNNNNSRQKAAAMLSGGRDGAFVDNKAPCGSCLLHPYADRTVPSSTPLPGIGYRQSPLTRDKRLEQDEAGPHPNSHYLQRNSPATNGPPCPMGRGEQESGPAQSSAACSAGGRGAGVVRQLGGQEHRIPRVAPHTSQEPQVVKPKTECSIRIISV; translated from the exons ATGGCAGGGGCAACGTCGATAACATCTCTTGAGCCCGCGAATGACAGTCGTGCCCAAAACATTGGAG CCCTCGCCCAGCAGTGCACCCCCAGGCCTCGGCCATCCCTGGGCACCCAGAGGGTCATCCAGGGCAACGGAACCAACGTGGGCACCGTCATCTCCTTGCAGTGCCCAGACCACACCAGGCTGATGGGCAGTAATGTGGTGTGTGAAATGAGCCCCAGCAGCCCCCAGTGGGTCGGGGAAACCTATTGTAGCC CCATGTCTGCCTACGGGGAGTTTGGTTTCCGCGTTGCCGTGTGGGCGTCCATCGTGAGCTCCTGCGTCATTGTGGTGCTGACCATggccttcatcatctgctgtctgCATGCGCGCTTCAAGACGAAGACAAGGAAGAGAAGTCGCCAGAAGAG GgaaacagaggaggaagagtggcTTCGTAGGCAGTGTGAGGGGGGCAGGACTGGTttccctcatcatcatcatcatcatcatcacagcagaaacaacaacaacaacaacagccgtcAGAAGGCAGCGGCGATGCTTTCAGGCGGCCGTGACGGTGCATTTGTTGACAACAAAGCACCATGCGG GTCTTGTCTCCTGCATCCCTACGCCGATCGTACCGTTCCATCTTCAACTCCCCTCCCTGGAATTGGCTACAGACAATCTCCCTTAACCCGGGACAAGAGACTGGAGCAGGACGAGGCAGGCCCACATCCAAACTCCCATTATCTCCAGCGCAACTCACCTGCAACGAACGGGCCGCCCTGTCCGATGGGCCGTGGAGAACAGGAGTCAGGTCCAGCGCAGAGCTCAGCTGCTTGCTCGGCCGGTGGCCGTGGTGCTGGCGTGGTGCGACAGCTTGGAGGGCAGGAGCACAGAATACCGCGAGTGGCCCCACACACCTCCCAGGAGCCCCAAGTTGTGAAACCAAAAACAGAATGCTCCATACGGATTATATCTGTGTGA
- the fgd gene encoding faciogenital dysplasia gives MQGVSATDLSPKYQCRSVDYLCSPQLVKKAPPPRPCQERPTLKPRPPSESSARPPTAQKPQVPPKPPHLLALGQDKKPKRIPPAPSRPLPAPPPPPKPKPVLPAPVQGPQTQREAQKVGLLIEKFESSRVPILGVVPRSQLQLCLKMELVSDASAPRGQSPAGSTGAQDDSGDASSLLDKLSLGPSERADEEAELSRLASLPVADCNEDLALEEEVDVPGVMVCLQRAELREGEEHRGLPPDSSEPSGSGKVPNRDSGIDSPSCTVEGEVFPNEDAIDEEDRYDSVTETETSVSCCVALGNKRDSTQDEDSDLDEGSCGEAEGAEKTDALSEAHRSPEAQRLLNIARELLHTEEAYVKRLNLLDQVFCTKLTEAAIPQDVITGIFSNISSIYCFHHKFLLPELKTRIIGEWESNPRIGDILQKLAPFMKMYGEYVKNFDRAMDLVNTWTQRSSLFKSVVQNIQQQAVCGNLTLQHHMLEPVQRIPRYELLLKDYLKKLADDAADRKDTEKALELISTAANHSNAAIRKMEKMHKLLEVYERLGGEEDIVNPANELIKEGHIKKMSAKNGTAQDRYLYLFNNMVLYCVPKLRLMGQKFSVRERIDIAGMEVQEIVKQNLPHTFAIIGKQRSLELQARTAEEKEDWIQVILATIERHKQNSETFNKAYNSSFSREDDHQPDSPGPWTNTSMDSDGERLHERKSSRKKDKEKQTCKGCSESFNFTKRKHHCKSCGAAICAKCSKSLDNKTSRVCPECFDASVSLEGFLACGDQKRKAATERQTSLTGENCLLCGYLQLQDKGKSWSKMWAGVAKAEPLVLYLQSSGQDMKGARAVPLPGFEVTVVSPPLSDKSDAKHAFRLTHGPQTLVFAAHDGDLLAKWVELLTKASRGESPTDGAGATQTDHRKSQ, from the exons ATCTGTCTCCCAAGTACCAGTGCAGGTCGGTGGACTACCTGTGTTCCCCGCAGCTGGTGAAGaaggcccctccccccagaccATGTCAAGAGAGGCCAACcctcaagccccgccccccatcaGAGTCCTCAGCCCGGCCGCCGACCGCCCAGAAACCTCAAG TGCCCCCTAAACCGCCACACCTGCTGGCCCTCGGACAGGACAAGAAGCCCAAGAGGATCCCCCCCGCGCCGTCAAGGCCCCTGCCGgcgccccctccgccccccaaaCCAAAGCCTGTGTTGCCAGCTCCCGTCCAGGGTCCTCAGACCCAGAGAGAAGCCCAGAAGGTCGGGCTGCTCATCGAGAAGTTTGAGAGCTCAAG GGTCCCTATCCTGGGGGTGGTTCCCAGGAGCCAGCTGCAGCTGTGTCTGAAGATGGAGCTGGTCTCTGACGCCTCGGCCCCCCGCGGTCAGAGCCCCGCCGGCTCCACGGGGGCCCAGGACGACTCCGGGGACGCCTCCTCCCTGCTGGACAAGCTCTCCCTGGGCCCCTCAGAGCGGGCCGACGAGGAGGCGGAGCTCTCGCGCCTGGCCTCGTTGCCCGTCGCCGACTGCAACGAAGacctggccctggaggaggaggtggacgtgcCCGGCGTCATGGTGTGCCTCCAGCGGGCCGAGCtgcgggagggggaggagcaccGCGGCCTCCCCCCGGACTCCTCGGAGCCCAGCGGCAGCGGGAAGGTCCCCAACCGGGACAGCGGCATCGACAGCCCGTCCTGCACGGTGGAGGGCGAGGTGTTCCCCAACGAGGACGCCATCGACGAGGAGGACCGCTACGACAGCGTCACGGAGACGGAGACCAGCGTGTCCTGCTGCGTCGCCCTGGGCAACAAGCGGGACTCCACGCAGGACGAGGACAGCGACCTGGACGAGGGGAGCTgcggggaggcggagggggcggagaagacGGACGCGCTCTCGGAGGCCCACAGA AGCCCCGAGGCCCAGAGGCTGCTGAATATCGCCAGGGAGCTTCTCCACACGGAGGAGGCCTACGTCAAGAGGCTGAACCTCCTAGACCAG GTATTCTGCACTAAGCTGACCGAGGCGGCCATCCCCCAAGACGTGATCACAGGCATCTTCTCCAACATCTCCTCCATCTACTGCTTCCACCACAAGTTCCTCCTCCCCGAGCTCAAGACACGCATCATCGGGGAGTG GGAGTCTAATCCTCGTATCGGAGACATCCTCCAGAAGCTGGCGCCCTTCATGAAGATGTACGGAGAGTACGTGAAGAACTTTGACCGGGCAATGGACCTGGTCAATACATGGACACAGCGCTCCTCCCTCTTTAAGAGCGTGGTCCAGAACATACAG CAACAGGCCGTGTGCGGGAACCTGACGCTGCAGCACCACATGCTGGAGCCCGTCCAGAGGATCCCGCGCTACGAGTTGCTCCTCAAGGACTACCTGAAGAAGCTGGCGGACGACGCGGCCGACAGGAAGGACACAGAAA aGGCACTGGAGCTTATCTCTACAGCAGCTAATCATTCTAACGCGGCAATCAGGAAAATG GAGAAGATGCATAAGCTGCTGGAGGTGTATGAGCGTCTGGGGGGCGAGGAGGACATCGTGAACCCGGCCAACGAGCTCATCAAGGAGGGCCACATCAAAAAGATGTCGGCCAAAAACGGCACGGCGCAGGATCGATACCTCTACCTG TTCAACAACATGGTGCTCTACTGCGTGCCAAAGCTCCGGCTGATGGGGCAGAAGTTCAGCGTCAGGGAGAGGATCGACATCGCTGGCATGGAG GTGCAGGAGATTGTGAAGCAGAACCTCCCACACACGTTTGCCATCATCGGCAAGCAGCGTTCTCTGGAGCTGCAGGCCCG GACAGCCGAGGAGAAGGAAGATTGGATACAG gtGATCCTGGCCACTATTGAGAGGCACAAGCAGAACAGCGAGACCTTCAACAAAGCCTACAACAGCTCCTTCTCCCGGGAGGACGACCACCAGCCTGACTCACCG GGGCCATGGACCAACACATCCATGGACTCAGATGGTGAACGCCTGCATGAAAGG AAGAGTTCCAGGAAGAAGGACAAGGAGAAGCAGACTTGCAAGGGCTGCAGCGAGAGCTTCAACTTCACCAAGCGAAAACACCACTGCAAGTCTTGTGGAGCG GCCATCTGTGCAAAGTGTTCCAAGAGTCTGGACAACAAGACCAGCCGTGTGTGTCCAGAGTGCTTCGACGCCAGCGTCAGCCTGGAGGGCTTCTTGGCGTGCGGCGACCAGAAGAGGAAAGCGGCAACAGAG agacagaccTCGCTGACGGGGGAGAACTGCCTGCTGTGTGGCTACCTCCAGCTGCAGGACAAGGGGAAGAGCTGGAGCAAAATGTGGGCTGGGGTCGCCAAGGCTGAGCCCCTGGTGCTCTACTTGCAGAGCAGTGGACAG GACATGAAGGGCGCGCGGGCGGTGCCGCTGCCCGGCTTCGAGGTGACCGTGGTCTCACCGCCGCTGTCCGACAAGTCGGACGCCAAGCACGCCTTCCGGCTGACCCACGGCCCGCAGACGCTCGTTTTCGCCGCGCACGACGGCGATCTCCTCGCCAAGTGGGTGGAGCTCCTCACCAAAGCCTCCCGCGGGGAGTCCCCCACGGACGGGGCCGGGGCCACTCAGACTGACCACAGGAAGAGCCAATAG